A region from the Muribaculum gordoncarteri genome encodes:
- a CDS encoding P-loop NTPase family protein has translation MRYAAEGRLHPIADLTKIDAYKQFFLGCAKKVCPGYVVRDDQRKILNDIVHWALKDYHGNLDPDRGLLLWGDIGTGKSTLLRVVRQFCNEVHPPRDGMRYWFRMTNVIDICAEFSDESRDGGYYALQTYITSSRQAFDELGSETIPTGRWGNFENVMQYVLQRRYDLRDNQFTHATTNLSLQQLSQVYSPRIYDRCKEMFNFVEIRGNTFRKTYTPGGDG, from the coding sequence ATGCGGTACGCCGCAGAGGGCCGGTTACACCCGATTGCGGACTTAACGAAGATTGACGCCTACAAGCAGTTCTTCCTTGGATGCGCAAAAAAGGTATGCCCTGGCTATGTTGTCCGCGACGACCAGCGCAAGATTCTCAACGACATCGTGCATTGGGCGTTGAAAGACTATCACGGCAACCTCGATCCGGACCGGGGGCTATTGCTGTGGGGCGACATAGGCACCGGAAAGTCAACGCTCCTAAGGGTAGTCCGGCAATTCTGCAACGAGGTACACCCTCCCCGTGACGGTATGCGCTACTGGTTTCGCATGACAAACGTAATCGACATCTGCGCCGAGTTTTCCGATGAATCGCGCGACGGCGGCTATTATGCCCTCCAGACCTACATCACAAGCTCCCGCCAGGCTTTCGATGAACTTGGTAGCGAAACAATACCCACCGGACGGTGGGGCAACTTTGAGAATGTGATGCAATATGTCCTCCAGCGGCGTTATGACCTGCGCGACAATCAGTTCACACACGCCACTACCAATCTTTCCCTGCAACAGCTTTCTCAAGTCTATTCACCCAGAATCTATGACCGCTGCAAGGAAATGTTCAATTTTGTGGAGATTCGCGGCAATACTTTCCGAAAAACCTACACTCCGGGGGGCGATGGCTAA
- a CDS encoding DUF2958 domain-containing protein encodes MTPRLEEAFKGFPLYSQDGKGKDAVCVAIFAIGNAWWFVLEGSKEGDDTIMFCIVVGLAEDEYGYVSLNELAGIEIDCREHGYGILQVTEVPYFKPRPIGEIADKRLQSFLSRLHDRPDE; translated from the coding sequence ATGACACCAAGACTGGAGGAAGCCTTCAAGGGCTTCCCCCTCTACTCCCAGGACGGAAAGGGCAAGGACGCCGTATGCGTGGCGATATTCGCCATAGGAAACGCCTGGTGGTTTGTGCTTGAGGGGAGCAAGGAGGGCGATGACACGATAATGTTCTGCATTGTCGTGGGACTCGCAGAGGACGAATATGGCTATGTTTCGCTCAACGAGCTTGCAGGGATTGAGATAGATTGCCGGGAGCATGGCTACGGAATACTCCAAGTCACGGAGGTGCCGTATTTCAAGCCCCGACCCATAGGGGAGATAGCCGACAAGCGGTTGCAGTCTTTCCTCTCCCGACTGCATGACCGCCCCGATGAATGA
- a CDS encoding glyoxalase, whose translation MYDTDTDFPEYGRQCDLKEPWRGYRRGTIVGRNGYRFIIEVSSGATIELYEDEIEFD comes from the coding sequence ATGTACGATACTGATACCGACTTTCCCGAATACGGACGGCAGTGCGACCTCAAAGAGCCGTGGCGCGGCTACCGCAGAGGAACGATTGTAGGACGCAACGGCTACCGCTTCATAATAGAGGTGAGCAGCGGAGCGACCATAGAATTGTATGAAGATGAAATAGAATTTGACTGA
- a CDS encoding sulfide:quinone reductase has translation MNTDIDFINIAEGDKEFVKTFENFVNGRVSSTEKTGMAMTAMHRYLQQQAFKVFLGYMKALAYNYRRGRYDDRNEWASRLAAEAYSHFIDKELIYDPEFAKLKNAADYVRY, from the coding sequence ATGAACACAGACATTGATTTCATTAATATTGCCGAGGGCGACAAGGAGTTTGTAAAGACTTTCGAGAACTTTGTCAACGGCAGAGTGAGCAGCACCGAAAAGACCGGTATGGCTATGACTGCCATGCACCGCTACCTGCAGCAGCAGGCGTTCAAGGTCTTTCTCGGCTATATGAAAGCCCTCGCATACAACTACCGCAGAGGACGCTATGACGACCGCAACGAGTGGGCCTCGCGCCTCGCTGCCGAGGCTTACAGCCACTTCATAGACAAGGAACTCATCTACGACCCCGAATTTGCCAAACTCAAAAACGCCGCTGACTATGTACGATACTGA